One Mycolicibacterium fallax genomic window, GGCACGGCCGGCTGCTGGCCGTCAACGACCGCGCCGACATCGCCCGGGCGGCCGGCGCCGACGTGCTGCACCTGGGCCAGGACGACCTGCCGCTGGCGGTGGCCCGCGACATCGTCGGCGACGGCGTGCTGATCGGCCGGTCCACCCACGACGAGGCGCAGGTGCGGACCGCCGCGGCCGAGGCCGTCGACTACTTCTGCGCCGGGCCGTGCTGGCCGACCCCGACCAAGCCGGGCCGCCCGGCGCCCGGGCTGGACCTGGTCCGGTTCGCCGCCGACCTGGGCACCGACAAGCCGTGGTTCGCCATCGGCGGCGTCGACGAGCAGCGGCTGCCGCAGGTGCTGGCGGCCGGTGCCCGCCGGATCGTGGTGGTCCGGGCGATCACCGCCGCCGAGGATCCCGGCGCGGCGGCTAGTCGGCTGGCGGCTGCGTTGCGCGCAGCGGCATAGCGGCGATCAGTTCCCGCAGCCGCGGCCAACTGGCCGCGAACGCCGGGTGCAGCCGCAGTTCGGTGACCGCGGCCTCGGCCACCCAGCGCAGCTCGGCGCTCTCCCGGTTGGCGACGGTGTCCAGCAGCGCGGCTGCGTCGGCGATCACCGTGGTGTAGCTCCAGCTGCCGCCACCGACGGCGGCCACCTCGGCGGTCACCAGGGTGTGGCGCACGTGCACCGCCTCGGCCGGCAGCCCGGCCTCCTCGTGGGCCTCCCGGACCGCGGCCTGCTCCGGGGTTTCGTGGCTGTCCAGCGCGCCGCCGGGCAGGCCCCAGGTGCCGCCCTGGTGACTCCACGGCGCCCGGTGCTGCAGCAGCACCGCGGCCCCGCCGCCCGGTTGCGGCGCCCGCAGCAGCAACCCGGCCGCGCCGTGGCGGCCCCAATGGTGGCTACCTGACTCCGCAATCACCCAGCCGTCACCGTCACCACGCACCCGTTCAGGATAAGCA contains:
- the thiE gene encoding thiamine phosphate synthase, with the protein product MPHSTIRELGRLYLCTDARRERGDLAEFADAALAGGVDIIQLRDKGSPGEQRFGPLEARAELDALAVLAEAARRHGRLLAVNDRADIARAAGADVLHLGQDDLPLAVARDIVGDGVLIGRSTHDEAQVRTAAAEAVDYFCAGPCWPTPTKPGRPAPGLDLVRFAADLGTDKPWFAIGGVDEQRLPQVLAAGARRIVVVRAITAAEDPGAAASRLAAALRAAA
- a CDS encoding NUDIX hydrolase, giving the protein MRGDGDGWVIAESGSHHWGRHGAAGLLLRAPQPGGGAAVLLQHRAPWSHQGGTWGLPGGALDSHETPEQAAVREAHEEAGLPAEAVHVRHTLVTAEVAAVGGGSWSYTTVIADAAALLDTVANRESAELRWVAEAAVTELRLHPAFAASWPRLRELIAAMPLRATQPPAD